The sequence tttgtaaaacattgtAAATAACTATAGAcatccatttaaattaaattaaagtgctTCCAAACAGGGAAGAGAAGAGATGAAGATATGAATATTATTTGGCAgaatgtaaatgaagaaaaagatgTATACATTTAAGAATTACAtttgtaagaaattaaatgaataatcttaataaagataaataaattatataattgttgatctatatttcattcacataaaaaaatgaattcgtatgaaattttattggcTCGGAAGATAATGATTTTCATTCTTGTAGAAACTCCCTAATgaaatttagagaattttactTAGAAGCAGGAGCTGTCATCTAGTTTTAGAAAAAGTTACATTAAACTGTTCACAAAATGTCACTTTTGGAACAAATACAAAGtatatttctttgtttctaaccatataacttttatataattacaaaaatatttatgtgtatttaaaaaaattcaaaatgatatagaagagaaaaaaattacttcgcATAGTTCTCCAATGCGGTACTGTTTCATTAACTCCCTTGCGTCTGTAGAATGGCCAATATCTTCAAAGGCTTCTGTTGCATTTTTacctaatgataaaaaaaaaacaaataaaatatttatcaactaaaaaattatgcattgtgataataatacaaaaagaatctGAATGAATTCACTAgcacaaaaatatatgaaaaaaaaatcaaagttacaTATTTAttccaggaaaaaaaattgccataataatttattgcaattatggTAAATAACATTTACATAACTGTTTTCACATTTATCTGCACTTaatcaaaagaataatattctttatcTGATAAGATCTTTTCATTTTACTGTGCACTCATTATGTTTAATACAATTCTCAGAGTATTACaagatttcaaatagaaaaataatccactaaaaatattcaaattatgttaacatttttatgtcttttatctATCATTTTATATGGtgctaaagaaataaatataactaagatAAATAGCTGAAGGCCGCAACTCGGTATTTTATGGCTACTGAAGTCAATAATATACAGAATACAAAACCTCACAATTCTTCAACtgaaattaataatactaatgTCAATAAATTACATAACTGCATTCttcttatcataaaattcatcagaaaaaaattacagaaactaCATATAAAAATTCGACAACTTAAAATCAAACTATTTACcacttaaaaagaataattttaaaatttgttatacctGCTTGATCTAGAAGAACCTCTTCCCCACCAGGATgctattaatatagaaaaattggatatatttaaacaaatgccACCAATTACTACATAATAAAAAACagagataaataattaatgaattgacAAAATACCTCTTCAAGGAATTTCGTCACATCATACACATTTCCATGAATTAAAATCCACACCGATTTTTTATCTTGGTGCTCGGCAATCTCTTCTAAAGTAAAGGTCTTAGTTTCTGACATTTTAAAAGTCGCACTAACTAATAATCACAAGAACTCCTACCGTTTATTCTATTCAATTTTAGAACGCAACAAATACCAACATTTGATTTGGTTGATAATTTAACCTCAACTGACTGATTGAGGAAGATAGGAGGAAACTGAAAATCACCAAGTCACTCTGGAGCAGGTGCTTATCCACACTTATCTATCTCAGCTACATCACCTTCTCTTCTTCTTTACTTTTCATCGTTGCATAATAGAATTCaagaattacattattataaccTTGAGTGTGTATGAATGCATCAGTTATCATCATAAATAGTTTAATACAGCTACATGAAGCTAGATTTGTTTCTAATATTTGtcaaacttaaatatttcaaataatattgcaataattCTGTGACACTTTTATTGACAATACCAATATGGCAATTTTGGCTTCATAAAGAACTGTTATATAATCGATTCTATTTT comes from Argiope bruennichi chromosome 2, qqArgBrue1.1, whole genome shotgun sequence and encodes:
- the LOC129961887 gene encoding cytochrome b5-like, producing the protein MSETKTFTLEEIAEHQDKKSVWILIHGNVYDVTKFLEEHPGGEEVLLDQAGKNATEAFEDIGHSTDARELMKQYRIGELCEEDKKKIVEIEEKNHWPINANDDSSWKNWLIPITVAVLASLLYRFYMNYNV